The genomic interval TTAGGAAAACCATTAGGTAGCATGAACCTTGATGAGCTTCTGAAGAGTGTGTGGTCTGCAGAAGCTAATCAGGCCACTGGAATGGGTGTTGATAATTCAAGCGCTCAGGCCAGTCAGGGTGCCTCTGCATCATCTTTGCCTCGGCAAGGGAGCCTTACATTGTTCACTGATCTTAGCAAGAAGACTGTTGATGAGGTTTGGAAGGATATTCAACAGAAAAAGAGCGTCGACAATGAAAGGAAAGCGCAGGATCGACATCCCACTCTTGGCGAGATGACCCTTGAGGATTTCTTGGTGAAAGCTGGTGTGGTTGCCAAAACTCCTTCATCCCAGAAGGGCGTTGGTCCTGTTTTAGGAGTTGATCCTATTGCTCCTGCACAACATGATATCTCACAACATATCCAATGGATGCAGTATCAACTCCCTCCAGTCCAGCAGTCACAGCGCCAGCATCAGCTAAATTCAATGGCTGTTTTTATGCAAGGCCACTCGGTTCAACAACCTCTTCCAGACAGTGGGAATCCTATGTTGGAAGCAGCATACTCTGAAAACCAAATGATAATGTCCCCATCTTCTTTGATGGGTGCTCTCTCAGATACCCAGACGCCTGGACGAAAAAGAGTTGCTCCTGAAGACGTGGTTGAGAAAACTGTAGAGAGAAGACAGAAGAGAATGATTAAAAACAGGGAATCAGCAGCCCGGTCACGAGCAAGGAGACAGGTGAGACTTTGATTTCTATTAGTGATTTTGCTAGTTTCATCTTGATTTCCTCCCTCTTTGCTCAACCATCCTTCTATGTTGCTGGTTAGGCGTATACACATGAACTCGAAAACAAGGTCTCTCGACTAGAAGAAGAGAATGAAAAGCTGAGACGACAGAAGGTTTGCGCTGCTTCTCATTTGAATTTACTTTGTTTTCGTGTTTTGTTTTTTGGTCTTCATCATTGCCATCTTTTCATGCTATGTTGGTATTAAAATTGATGTCTTGGCTACAAACGGAAACATTTGCAAAGAACAAGAAGTGAGCTTGGTGCCACTACTTCAAGTATTGTGGAAGGCATTGGTTTCTACTATTGATTTATCTATTGTTTGCTggaattatgtggttttattaTTGTTCGTTTTAGTGAAGTATTAAGATGTACTAATAAGGGGATCAATTTCgcaaattagtttaaatttagtTGCTCTTCTGATTTTTCAATTACAAACTATCACCGTTGGAAAGTAAAAACTATATACATAGCCACTACTATGAAATGCTTGATATTGGAAAGTAGATAAATGACTAGAGATTTTGAAGCCAATAGCTCCTCATTTTCTTAAGTGCTGGCCATCAATGCTTTTGCATCCTTGGACTGAGAATATAAAGATGAAATTTTATAAACTTTCTACTGACTACAGACTGCTGTCTGCATAGGTTGAAGGAAGATATTTATGCCCTGTAAGGCATACAATGGACGTGATATTAATTGTTTTCAAAACAACATTACATTTGTTAGTGATCATAATAAAAATAGCAAGGATTTTGCTATGCTTCTGAgaccttttttttatttatttttccttaTACCGTGGCATCTGGCTACGTTAGACCACCATTTTCATCCCTTTCCCCACTTCTCCAGAGAACCATCTAAGTTTTGAGATTTTGAGGATATTGCATCTGGGATTTAAGTTTCAGAACTGcttcatataaaataattacttGAGTTTGTAACCATGATTTTTGTAGTTCTGGTGAACCTTACATAATTTTGGCTGTTTTGCAGTTTCTTACtggatttattaattaaacaaagataattttatttttattagctTACGAAGATCTCTAGGTAAAActaatacatattattatattagacAGATTGATTTTTCGTACAAGAATAATCAAGAAAAACCATTGTTTTTGTTATTACTACTTCTCTTGTAGTTGTAGCCGTTAAATTTATCATTTCTAACTCTTGAGCTGGAAGCCATAACTTTGTGAAAAATGTCTCCTGTAGTCACCTAGAATAATGATGACTGATGCCTTGCGAAGAATAGTGTAAGACGGAATAAACAGTAGGagttaattatcaaaatatcaTCTTTAACTCCCTGAATTTCTTTCTATCATGTTTGCTTTTCCGTTTTGATAGTTTGGTTCGTTGAACTGGACTTTAGTATATCTCTACCTTGGACCGTTGGACAAGAATGGAAGTATTGAGATATTTCTGAAAACTGAGCATTGATATCAAATGTCATGGCTGCTGATGATGAAACAAGGGGAAAAATATTAGTGTTcctttgtaaaattaattatcaagtaTTTGGTTATATCACAACATTCtgatcacaatcaatttgtggCAGTTGATGATTTGAGCCGTGTTGACAAGGTCAGATGCTAGTGAAGCGTTTGACCAATCAACAATGCCCATTCCCGTGAGACTCACAGGAATAAATGGCTGAAATGGGACATCAGCAGAAATAGACGGCTGTACTTACTGTAAGTAACAGTCATGATGTCCTGCTGTTTGGTAGCACAGATCTAATGTAAGAGCTGAAAATGCTTTACTGTACCCTTGGAATGTTTGGCACATCTCAATTTGAATAATCTCACCAACCCGCCTAAACCACACAAATCTTACTCTTTAAGTTTTAGTGAAAGGCAGAAAAAACaaaatcttttcttttttggcATGTATGGTGCTAAGTTAGATCTTTTGGCTTGCAAATTTAGCCTTTCTAATTACCTGTTAGATCTCCAGAAAACATTCTGTTATTTTTAATGGTGAGACTGGGCCATACTTATATGCTGTGACAATTATCATTAGCCTAATTACTTTCTGATTGTTAGTACACACCTATATATTAAGTCCAATAGTAATATTCTATTGACCTTTTGATGTAACATTAACAAGTATAGGCGctgttaatatataataaaataggttttatttagctTTATATGCTGTAAAATTTGCAGTCAACTCACTATATCGATAGAAGTATTTGGTAATGTTGAGTAAAGATTGTAGTGTAAGTGCTGCATTATCATTTCCTTATGTTTCATATGGTTCATGTTAAAGGATAAGAAGTTTGTATCATTTTCATTTGcatggaattatttttttttactgattttaTTATAGTTGTCTCTCTCCCCCTCTCTCTTTTTAtatctaaatatataaaaacttaATCCTTGGTCTGTGAATTATGGTACGAGCTGTGTTGCCctttaaaaatttaacatgATGAATCTAAAATCTGAGTTGATTC from Cannabis sativa cultivar Pink pepper isolate KNU-18-1 chromosome 4, ASM2916894v1, whole genome shotgun sequence carries:
- the LOC115716950 gene encoding ABSCISIC ACID-INSENSITIVE 5-like protein 2 isoform X2, whose product is MRTQTMGSQGGAVQDPKLQSLTRQGSLYNLTLDEVQNQLGDLGKPLGSMNLDELLKSVWSAEANQATGMGVDNSSAQASQGASASSLPRQGSLTLFTDLSKKTVDEVWKDIQQKKSVDNERKAQDRHPTLGEMTLEDFLVKAGVVAKTPSSQKGVGPVLGVDPIAPAQHDISQHIQWMQYQLPPVQQSQRQHQLNSMAVFMQGHSVQQPLPDSGNPMLEAAYSENQMIMSPSSLMGALSDTQTPGRKRVAPEDVVEKTVERRQKRMIKNRESAARSRARRQAYTHELENKVSRLEEENEKLRRQKEIEKMLPSAPSPEPKNQLRRTSSAPF
- the LOC115716950 gene encoding ABSCISIC ACID-INSENSITIVE 5-like protein 2 isoform X1; the encoded protein is MRTQTMGSQGGAVQDPKLQSLTRQGSLYNLTLDEVQNQLGDLGKPLGSMNLDELLKSVWSAEANQATGMGVDNSSAQASQGASASSLPRQGSLTLFTDLSKKTVDEVWKDIQQKKSVDNERKAQDRHPTLGEMTLEDFLVKAGVVAKTPSSQKGVGPVLGVDPIAPAQHDISQHIQWMQYQLPPVQQSQRQHQLNSMAVFMQGHSVQQPLPDSGNPMLEAAYSENQMIMSPSSLMGALSDTQTPGRKRVAPEDVVEKTVERRQKRMIKNRESAARSRARRQAYTHELENKVSRLEEENEKLRRQKVCAASHLNLLCFRVLFFGLHHCHLFMLCWY